Proteins encoded together in one Festucalex cinctus isolate MCC-2025b chromosome 8, RoL_Fcin_1.0, whole genome shotgun sequence window:
- the LOC144024294 gene encoding neuritin-like produces the protein MGLFTSTKIGEILGFALVFLSISVLVDSSDVNCENIYKDFSDCVLELGKSMDNYQENVTSESGVAAVCSHWEAFHTCALTALSDCQQEVSSIWETLRQDSRKMRFQGSLFDLCSPSSSPSMSSPVAALTLPLTAMLLTTGPRWSFM, from the exons ATGGGATTGTTCACGTCGACCAAGATCGGGGAGATCCTCGGCTTCGCCTTAG TGTTCCTGTCCATCTCCGTGCTGGTGGATTCGTCCGATGTGAATTGTGAGAACATTTACAAGGACTTCTCGGACTGTGTCCTGGAACTGGGGAAGAGCATGGACAACTATCAGGAAAACGTGACCAGTGAGAGTGGAGTGGCGGCCGTGTGCAG CCACTGGGAAGCTTTCCACACGTGTGCCCTGACGGCGTTGTCCGACTGCCAGCAGGAGGTCAGTTCCATCTGGGAGACTCTCAGGCAGGACTCCAGAAAGATGCGCTTCCAGGGAAGCTTGTTTGACCTGTGTAGCCCCAGCTCATCTCCAAGCATGAGTTCACCTGTTGCGGCGCTGACCCTGCCGCTCACGGCCATGTTGCTCACCACCGGGCCCAGATGGTCCTTCATGTAA